The following proteins are co-located in the Sulfurospirillum deleyianum DSM 6946 genome:
- a CDS encoding DUF309 domain-containing protein, protein MKAIEHFLEVVSKDEFVEGHEVLEEEWKRLKHTPMFENEAKILKGLINASTALALACKGKKEGAIRVWQTYEKYAPLIQITPSESQALYQKAQKLLAQKYTLYM, encoded by the coding sequence ATGAAAGCAATCGAACACTTTTTGGAAGTTGTCTCAAAAGATGAATTTGTCGAAGGGCATGAGGTTTTAGAAGAGGAGTGGAAGCGCCTTAAGCACACTCCTATGTTTGAAAATGAAGCAAAGATTTTAAAAGGATTGATTAACGCTTCTACCGCATTAGCCCTTGCGTGCAAAGGAAAAAAAGAGGGTGCAATACGTGTTTGGCAAACCTATGAGAAGTATGCTCCCCTCATTCAAATCACACCAAGCGAGTCTCAAGCGCTCTATCAAAAAGCCCAAAAGCTTTTAGCGCAAAAATATACCCTTTACATGTAA